A region from the Thermanaeromonas toyohensis ToBE genome encodes:
- the fliG gene encoding flagellar motor switch protein FliG translates to MTGPEKAAVVVTALPQDVAVLIMRNLTEQELETLTLAVASLKPVSPETTRAVLEEFRELCAASLAVAQGGLDRARALLEGALGRERAAAVVKRLAAGLVVPPLDTARRADPAWLAAFLGGERAQIAAAVLAYLPPEQAARVLEGLPEEKRPEVIYRMATLRRLNAPILAALERYLERQVFLPGGEQVSGSPEAAARVLGRTGQSLQEDVLRWINERDPGMAEEIRRNMFVFEDLLAVSDRDLQRVLRHVDIYRDLPLALKGAPASMREKFLRCLSSDAAAVVRDAMEAGPVPKQQVEEARRRIIEAARKLEAEGKITLARRGEEGYVA, encoded by the coding sequence TTGACTGGTCCAGAAAAAGCGGCCGTGGTTGTGACCGCTTTACCGCAGGACGTGGCGGTGCTCATCATGAGAAACCTGACTGAGCAGGAGCTGGAGACTTTGACCCTGGCGGTGGCGTCGCTGAAGCCGGTTTCTCCCGAAACTACCCGCGCGGTCCTTGAGGAGTTCCGGGAGCTCTGTGCGGCTTCCTTGGCGGTCGCGCAGGGTGGGCTCGACCGGGCGCGGGCACTCCTGGAGGGGGCTCTGGGCCGCGAGCGTGCCGCGGCGGTGGTAAAGAGGCTGGCGGCGGGGCTTGTGGTGCCGCCGCTGGACACGGCCCGGCGTGCGGACCCGGCCTGGCTGGCGGCGTTTCTGGGGGGAGAGCGTGCGCAGATAGCGGCGGCCGTGCTGGCCTACCTGCCGCCCGAACAGGCGGCTCGCGTGTTGGAGGGGCTACCGGAGGAGAAAAGGCCGGAGGTTATTTACCGAATGGCAACCCTCCGACGGTTGAACGCTCCGATTTTGGCGGCTCTCGAGAGATACCTGGAGAGGCAGGTGTTTCTGCCCGGGGGTGAGCAGGTCTCCGGTAGTCCCGAGGCTGCGGCCCGGGTGTTGGGCAGAACCGGGCAGTCGCTTCAGGAGGATGTGCTCCGGTGGATAAACGAGCGGGACCCCGGGATGGCAGAGGAGATCCGGAGGAACATGTTCGTTTTCGAAGACCTGCTGGCGGTGAGCGACCGCGACTTGCAGCGGGTACTGCGGCACGTCGATATTTACCGCGATCTGCCTCTTGCTTTGAAGGGTGCTCCGGCGAGCATGCGGGAGAAATTCCTGCGCTGTCTCTCTTCTGACGCAGCGGCAGTCGTGCGTGACGCCATGGAGGCGGGCCCCGTTCCGAAGCAGCAGGTGGAGGAGGCCCGGAGGCGCATCATAGAAGCGGCGCGGAAGCTGGAGGCCGAAGGGAAAATAACTCTGGCGCGGCGGGGAGAAGAGGGATATGTGGCGTAG
- a CDS encoding motility protein A has translation MDRSTVIGFLVGIAAVVYGIKIEGSLRLFWHLPAALIVFGGTFAAVLVSYRVSDILQVGAILRQAFVERREPLPQVVETMVALADKARRNGFLSLEEDAARARDPFLARGLRLLVNGHDANYIRDVLAAEILYSRDRHRIGQGIFELAGALAPAFGLCGTLIGMIQMLSRLHNPQEVGPAFATAMVCTFYGVVSANLLFLPIAGKLRLRSQEETVAKELMLEGILAMASEEHPVLVQQKLTAALREKEGVVRREAVAGRW, from the coding sequence TTGGACCGCTCGACTGTTATCGGTTTCCTGGTGGGTATCGCCGCTGTGGTGTACGGGATCAAGATTGAGGGGTCACTCAGGCTTTTTTGGCATCTCCCCGCCGCCCTTATCGTCTTTGGCGGTACTTTCGCGGCGGTGCTCGTTTCCTACCGGGTGTCGGACATCCTGCAGGTAGGAGCGATACTGCGCCAGGCTTTTGTGGAACGGCGGGAGCCCCTGCCGCAGGTGGTGGAGACGATGGTGGCCCTTGCGGACAAGGCCCGGAGGAATGGTTTCCTTTCTCTGGAAGAAGACGCGGCGCGGGCGCGGGATCCTTTTCTTGCGCGCGGGCTAAGGCTTCTGGTTAACGGCCACGATGCGAACTACATCCGCGACGTGCTGGCCGCGGAAATTCTGTATTCCCGCGACCGTCACCGGATAGGCCAGGGGATTTTCGAGCTGGCGGGCGCGCTTGCACCAGCCTTCGGGCTGTGCGGTACTCTGATAGGCATGATCCAGATGCTGTCCCGTCTCCACAACCCGCAGGAGGTGGGACCGGCTTTCGCGACCGCGATGGTGTGTACGTTTTACGGCGTGGTGTCCGCAAACCTCCTGTTTCTGCCGATAGCTGGCAAGCTGCGGCTCAGGTCGCAGGAGGAGACGGTGGCCAAGGAGCTGATGCTGGAGGGCATCCTCGCCATGGCCTCGGAAGAGCACCCTGTACTGGTTCAGCAGAAGCTGACCGCGGCCTTACGGGAAAAAGAGGGGGTTGTCCGCCGTGAAGCGGTGGCGGGACGGTGGTAA
- a CDS encoding flagellar hook assembly protein FlgD, translated as MLTIQSKKQTKPGKEIKLEEVLVPFRYSGKWPVNRSAGFMADIMLNNVLATSSGGVETTANNVLGKDAFLKILIEELRQQNPFRPVDTKDFVAQLAQLRQLEVLEEVRDILTQFLAKGRSV; from the coding sequence TTGCTGACTATCCAAAGCAAAAAACAAACAAAACCCGGAAAAGAAATAAAACTAGAGGAGGTGCTGGTGCCGTTCCGGTATTCCGGGAAATGGCCGGTAAACCGGTCGGCAGGTTTTATGGCGGACATTATGCTGAACAATGTTTTGGCAACATCTTCTGGCGGAGTGGAAACAACGGCAAACAATGTTCTCGGTAAGGATGCTTTTTTAAAAATTCTCATTGAAGAGTTACGCCAACAAAACCCATTTCGCCCGGTTGATACGAAGGACTTCGTGGCGCAACTGGCACAATTGCGCCAGCTCGAAGTTTTGGAGGAAGTGCGTGACATACTGACACAATTTTTGGCAAAAGGGAGGTCGGTTTAA
- a CDS encoding FliH/SctL family protein, which translates to MWRRIVPPARVVRSLPTASEEERPVAPVQEQEMAQEPVPEVAVFDQVPVLGEDLGQPDQEDVQEGTTLEKAVSAEARHILVQASQVLARAEEVLKEAEEVLQRANEVAMEVREAAERTVSGIGDFIIEAVRVAALREVDPETTLAAVRAAVAQAVEQGMAGAEARVIVAAEAVEEVRRSLEETGRLLKVEASDLLDEGDCVVDWYEAVVDGRTSVRLEKALKQLEEKLSGRSVEEEAGP; encoded by the coding sequence ATGTGGCGTAGGATAGTTCCTCCCGCTCGGGTTGTCCGGTCGCTACCTACCGCTTCAGAGGAGGAGAGGCCCGTTGCTCCTGTCCAGGAGCAGGAAATGGCACAAGAGCCTGTGCCTGAGGTAGCGGTTTTTGATCAAGTGCCGGTTTTGGGCGAGGATTTAGGGCAGCCTGACCAAGAGGATGTTCAGGAAGGGACGACGCTGGAAAAGGCTGTTAGCGCAGAAGCGCGGCATATACTGGTGCAGGCCAGCCAGGTGCTCGCCCGCGCGGAGGAGGTTCTGAAGGAAGCTGAGGAGGTCCTCCAGCGGGCCAATGAAGTTGCCATGGAAGTGCGGGAGGCGGCCGAACGCACTGTATCTGGTATAGGGGATTTCATTATCGAAGCAGTCCGGGTTGCGGCCCTCCGGGAGGTAGACCCGGAGACGACACTGGCCGCCGTCCGTGCCGCCGTGGCCCAGGCAGTGGAGCAGGGCATGGCGGGAGCGGAGGCTAGAGTCATCGTGGCCGCAGAAGCCGTCGAAGAGGTGCGGCGTTCACTGGAAGAAACGGGGCGTCTGTTGAAGGTAGAGGCCAGCGACCTGCTGGACGAGGGGGACTGCGTGGTTGATTGGTACGAGGCGGTGGTTGACGGACGGACATCTGTGCGGTTGGAAAAGGCCCTGAAACAATTGGAGGAGAAGCTGAGTGGTCGTTCGGTTGAAGAAGAGGCGGGCCCATAA
- the fliF gene encoding flagellar basal-body MS-ring/collar protein FliF — MPLKEKVQELLGRLRQLASYLSGPRRWWVYAVGAAVFGLVLWAAWHAATPAYVTLYSGDYSAVAEVTKALESKKIPYKLDEGGTRVLVPADQVARARVETLGRGIPRQGSGGYEILEKVPFGLTESDRAVRHRQVLEGELEKTIKALGSVESARVHLGLPKESPFVREKVAPTASVVVTPKPGAEIGPGDARAIANIVAAAVPALTPEKVVVTDDRGRLLRWDGSSESGELARDLERAALNVLTAAYGPGVAVSVRVELDPTTETVTEEQAGAPLTRSRQNVSESWQGSGQPPGGAPGTGSNVPGYFYSPPGGTGQWQKQETTENYEFPVTRRQVTRPAGAVKKITVAAVVPRELDPEEEIRAARLLAAAVGTDIANVSVSGIPHREAESVPPRRIFEGKEGWLVAAAVAALAVLILVVTIVLLRRRSKPAVPETVPVPEPLPETVMPRPRSLVEELSDMVQRDPVAAANALRAWLGESS; from the coding sequence TTGCCGTTGAAGGAGAAAGTTCAGGAGCTGCTCGGCCGCCTGCGGCAGCTGGCCTCCTACCTTTCGGGACCGCGGCGGTGGTGGGTTTATGCAGTGGGGGCCGCGGTTTTTGGCCTGGTGCTGTGGGCGGCGTGGCACGCTGCTACCCCAGCATATGTAACGCTCTACTCAGGAGACTATTCTGCGGTGGCCGAGGTAACAAAGGCGCTGGAATCGAAGAAGATACCCTACAAGCTGGATGAAGGGGGAACCCGGGTGCTTGTACCTGCCGATCAGGTGGCCAGAGCGCGCGTGGAGACACTGGGGCGGGGCATTCCGCGGCAGGGCAGCGGGGGTTACGAAATTCTGGAGAAGGTGCCTTTCGGCCTGACGGAATCGGACAGGGCTGTACGCCACCGGCAGGTGCTGGAAGGTGAGCTGGAGAAAACGATCAAGGCGCTGGGGTCGGTGGAAAGCGCCCGGGTCCACCTGGGACTGCCCAAGGAAAGCCCCTTTGTTAGGGAGAAAGTCGCCCCCACAGCTTCCGTAGTTGTGACGCCGAAGCCGGGTGCCGAGATCGGGCCTGGTGATGCGCGGGCCATTGCCAACATAGTGGCAGCGGCGGTTCCAGCCCTGACCCCCGAGAAGGTGGTTGTGACTGATGACCGGGGGAGGCTCCTCCGATGGGACGGCTCTTCTGAGAGCGGGGAGCTGGCTCGGGACCTGGAGCGGGCGGCTTTAAACGTGCTGACTGCCGCATACGGGCCGGGAGTGGCGGTGTCAGTGAGGGTGGAGCTGGACCCCACTACGGAAACGGTAACAGAGGAGCAGGCGGGCGCACCGCTGACCAGGAGCCGGCAGAACGTATCAGAAAGCTGGCAGGGTAGTGGTCAGCCCCCCGGGGGTGCTCCCGGTACGGGTTCTAACGTACCGGGATATTTTTATTCTCCGCCCGGTGGGACCGGCCAGTGGCAGAAGCAGGAGACCACAGAAAACTATGAATTCCCGGTGACCCGGCGCCAGGTTACACGGCCTGCGGGCGCGGTCAAAAAGATTACGGTGGCGGCAGTGGTTCCGCGGGAGCTCGACCCGGAAGAAGAAATCCGCGCTGCCCGCCTGCTCGCGGCAGCCGTCGGGACGGATATTGCCAATGTAAGCGTTTCGGGGATTCCCCATCGCGAAGCAGAGAGCGTGCCGCCCCGGCGCATCTTTGAGGGAAAGGAGGGCTGGCTCGTGGCGGCTGCTGTTGCCGCGCTGGCAGTGTTGATCCTTGTGGTAACGATTGTGCTGTTGCGGCGACGGTCAAAGCCCGCTGTTCCCGAAACTGTTCCTGTTCCTGAGCCCTTACCTGAAACGGTGATGCCACGTCCCAGGAGTCTTGTCGAGGAGCTGTCCGACATGGTACAGCGTGATCCCGTGGCGGCGGCCAACGCATTGCGTGCCTGGCTGGGAGAGAGCAGTTAG
- a CDS encoding OmpA/MotB family protein codes for MKRWRDGGKEEGLDFIRPSPHWLVTYADMITLLLCAFALFFAMSTFSETRFYAARESVARTFGMEVAPRAVENPVPQVQWDLPQLESVEESLRQYLEEHGIPADMVRQERGLVVRFSEVALFDRGSADLRPEGRRSLSALADFLVGVPNHVRVEGHTCDLPIHNARYQSNWELSTARATAALHVLEEKIPQWRLSAAGYGEFRPVAPNDSEANRARNRRVDVVILRLSLTGAEPETRQ; via the coding sequence GTGAAGCGGTGGCGGGACGGTGGTAAGGAGGAAGGTCTGGACTTTATCCGGCCTTCGCCGCACTGGCTGGTGACCTATGCGGACATGATAACCCTACTGCTGTGCGCGTTCGCCCTTTTTTTCGCGATGAGCACCTTTTCCGAGACACGGTTTTATGCCGCACGGGAATCGGTGGCCCGCACGTTCGGGATGGAGGTCGCCCCGCGCGCGGTGGAGAATCCCGTGCCGCAGGTTCAGTGGGACCTGCCACAGCTGGAGTCCGTGGAAGAGTCGTTGCGGCAGTACCTTGAGGAGCATGGCATACCGGCGGACATGGTGAGGCAGGAGCGCGGTCTTGTGGTGCGCTTCAGCGAGGTCGCGCTTTTCGACCGCGGAAGCGCGGACCTGCGGCCGGAGGGCAGGCGCTCCCTTTCGGCGCTGGCGGACTTTCTGGTGGGAGTACCAAACCACGTCAGAGTAGAAGGGCACACGTGCGATCTGCCGATCCATAACGCCCGGTACCAGTCGAACTGGGAGCTGTCGACGGCCAGGGCGACGGCCGCGCTGCACGTTCTTGAAGAAAAAATTCCCCAGTGGCGTTTATCAGCCGCGGGTTACGGCGAGTTTAGGCCTGTGGCACCGAATGACAGCGAAGCCAACCGCGCGAGGAACCGCCGCGTGGACGTGGTGATACTCCGGCTTTCTCTTACGGGCGCGGAGCCGGAAACGCGGCAATGA
- a CDS encoding FliI/YscN family ATPase — translation MKEMVLPVYGKVTEVSAHAMRAVGPAGALGGICRVCPPLRTEEGLIAEVTALSEKEAVLVPLERAAGAMPGWWVVPVHDGGVPVGDGLVGRVIDGLGRPVDGGPPLSRSERRMVDGSPVPPLARPPIRDIFVTGVRVIDAVLTCGRGQRVGIFAGSGVGKSTLLGMIVRNSAADRCVVTLVGERGREIRDFVEKVLGSEGMARSVVIAAAADVPAPLRIRCAKASAAIAEFWRDCGFHVLWIIDSVTRLAHALREVGLAAGEPPAARGYPPTAFSFLSSLVERASPSEKGSITLFCTVLVEGDDMAEPVSDVMRSVLDGHIVLSRDLAARGHYPAVDVLQSVSRLMPEIVDPEHLAAARKARELLANYAAVQDLVLVGAYAAGSNPQHDEALRLAGPLMDFLRQDVSEKADFAGSRSGLMEVVGL, via the coding sequence GTGAAGGAGATGGTATTGCCAGTTTACGGTAAGGTAACGGAAGTATCGGCTCATGCGATGCGTGCGGTGGGCCCTGCAGGTGCTCTGGGAGGCATCTGCCGGGTGTGCCCTCCCTTGCGAACAGAAGAGGGGCTGATAGCAGAAGTGACCGCGTTGTCCGAGAAAGAGGCAGTACTGGTGCCGCTCGAGCGCGCGGCCGGGGCCATGCCCGGGTGGTGGGTGGTCCCTGTCCACGATGGAGGTGTGCCCGTGGGAGACGGCTTAGTCGGTAGGGTGATCGACGGGCTCGGGAGACCGGTGGATGGTGGGCCCCCACTGTCGCGAAGTGAGCGCCGCATGGTGGACGGCAGTCCGGTGCCGCCGCTGGCGCGGCCTCCTATCCGCGACATTTTCGTCACGGGGGTCAGGGTTATCGATGCGGTGCTGACGTGCGGGCGGGGCCAGAGGGTCGGGATTTTCGCCGGGAGCGGCGTCGGTAAATCTACACTCCTGGGGATGATTGTAAGGAATTCTGCGGCTGACAGGTGTGTGGTAACGCTGGTAGGCGAGAGGGGACGGGAGATCCGCGACTTTGTTGAAAAGGTTCTTGGATCCGAAGGCATGGCGAGGAGTGTGGTGATTGCCGCGGCGGCAGACGTGCCTGCTCCTCTCAGGATACGGTGTGCGAAGGCTTCGGCTGCTATCGCAGAATTCTGGCGCGACTGTGGTTTTCATGTGTTGTGGATTATCGATTCCGTTACGCGGCTGGCCCACGCATTGCGTGAAGTGGGGCTTGCGGCCGGAGAACCTCCGGCAGCCCGGGGCTACCCACCTACAGCTTTTTCTTTTCTTTCTTCGCTTGTTGAGCGTGCGTCTCCTTCCGAGAAGGGGTCCATCACCTTGTTCTGCACGGTCTTGGTAGAGGGTGACGATATGGCTGAGCCCGTCAGCGATGTTATGCGCAGCGTGCTAGACGGGCATATCGTGCTATCGCGCGACCTGGCAGCCCGCGGCCACTATCCAGCGGTGGACGTCCTGCAGAGCGTGTCGCGCCTGATGCCCGAGATAGTTGATCCCGAACACCTTGCAGCGGCCCGAAAGGCGCGGGAGCTGCTGGCAAACTATGCTGCGGTTCAGGATCTCGTACTGGTGGGGGCCTACGCAGCCGGGAGCAACCCGCAGCACGACGAAGCATTGCGGCTGGCGGGGCCCTTGATGGACTTCTTACGGCAGGATGTGAGCGAAAAAGCTGATTTTGCGGGTTCGAGGTCGGGGCTGATGGAGGTGGTTGGGTTATGA
- a CDS encoding FliM/FliN family flagellar motor switch protein — translation MKQLLPLVREFGKKELPSWLAPRLARVLSSRLGFLLGRVVEAVPADGTVLGPGTFVAARGMADGFSAWIALTPLGFVHAVADTLLGGEPLVPDDSSPVTEGEATVLREFFQAAVEAAAEAVGVGNPAEVDVVEAVFRVPEGEYGTVDVALDVFGFPRGILRVVFLAPLREGGAQTRPVLDAVPLTVTVTVESVPVTAGEVASLAPVYLVLLDTADPLAVKISVEGTPVFAGRLGRRGYSFVVKIEGLLEGGLAVQEGNFVPLEVPEVLGDEAPTGEPLGMGRLHRVPLQLTVEVGRVVKTLAEVAELRPGDIIHLNKPSSAPVDLLVNGVVVARGVVVDAGGRYAVQVTEIFRGAQERTAQ, via the coding sequence ATGAAGCAGTTGCTGCCTTTGGTCAGGGAATTCGGGAAGAAGGAATTGCCCTCCTGGCTGGCGCCGCGGCTGGCACGAGTGCTGAGCAGCCGCTTGGGGTTTTTGCTGGGGCGGGTGGTGGAAGCTGTGCCGGCTGACGGAACGGTGCTGGGGCCAGGTACCTTCGTGGCAGCGCGTGGTATGGCAGACGGGTTCTCAGCGTGGATCGCCCTTACTCCCCTAGGGTTCGTGCATGCGGTAGCTGACACTCTTCTGGGAGGTGAGCCGCTGGTCCCGGATGACAGTTCCCCGGTGACAGAAGGGGAGGCGACCGTTCTGAGGGAGTTCTTCCAGGCTGCGGTCGAAGCTGCCGCTGAGGCGGTCGGTGTGGGAAACCCCGCTGAGGTGGACGTAGTGGAAGCGGTTTTCCGCGTGCCCGAAGGGGAGTACGGGACAGTAGACGTGGCCCTTGATGTGTTTGGGTTCCCGCGGGGCATTCTGCGTGTTGTCTTTCTTGCGCCGCTGAGGGAGGGCGGCGCCCAGACGCGGCCGGTGCTGGACGCAGTGCCCCTTACGGTAACAGTGACGGTTGAGAGCGTACCGGTCACAGCAGGTGAAGTGGCTTCCCTTGCTCCTGTATATTTGGTTTTGCTGGATACGGCGGATCCTTTAGCGGTGAAGATTAGTGTTGAGGGAACGCCGGTGTTTGCAGGGAGGTTGGGGCGCCGGGGCTACAGCTTTGTGGTCAAAATAGAAGGCCTGTTGGAAGGAGGGTTAGCTGTGCAGGAAGGAAATTTTGTGCCGCTGGAAGTTCCCGAGGTTCTCGGGGATGAGGCCCCGACCGGTGAGCCCCTGGGAATGGGGCGTCTCCACCGGGTCCCGCTGCAGCTGACAGTGGAGGTTGGACGTGTGGTGAAAACGCTTGCCGAAGTGGCCGAGCTGAGGCCGGGGGACATTATCCACCTCAATAAGCCTTCCAGTGCTCCGGTAGACCTTTTGGTGAACGGTGTTGTTGTGGCCCGGGGTGTCGTTGTGGACGCTGGCGGCCGCTATGCCGTGCAGGTGACCGAGATATTCCGGGGCGCTCAGGAAAGGACGGCACAGTAG
- the fliE gene encoding flagellar hook-basal body complex protein FliE — MLDGVTPVGGIQETASRAQVKQPLAKFLNVLEELLGEAERKATAFARGEPVDIHSLMIASEKALIGLTLALQIRNRALEAYQEIIHMQV, encoded by the coding sequence ATGCTTGACGGAGTAACGCCGGTGGGCGGAATACAAGAAACTGCCTCCCGGGCACAGGTGAAGCAGCCTCTGGCGAAGTTCCTGAACGTGCTGGAAGAACTCTTGGGGGAAGCAGAACGTAAGGCTACGGCGTTTGCCCGGGGTGAGCCGGTCGATATTCACAGCCTGATGATTGCTTCTGAGAAGGCCCTGATAGGTCTGACGCTGGCCCTTCAGATTCGCAACCGCGCGCTGGAGGCGTACCAGGAGATCATCCACATGCAGGTCTGA
- a CDS encoding flagellar hook protein FlgE — protein sequence MLRSLFSGVLGLRAHQTELDVVGDNIANVNTPGYKASRAVFEEMLSQVLRPGSAPGGGIGGELPFQVGLGVGVAGTASDPTQGGLMVTNNPTDLALDGDGFFVLRDGDKLVFTRAGAFRWDAEGNLVDPAGRRVLGWAVGEDGTVADPTQSALRPISSKELLSIPAVQTTRAELARNLTGTDNGTFVPLENTTLEVVLPSGRTVPVSLALKPTADFNCWQWSAAAGSDAAIVPPSGYIWFGPDGTIEKVTDLANNPITDVAVNFGGETGRFTISGSRSALQFISGAETVTFQYQSCTYTVEFGAYGPKGELYTVDVVFEKTDNNVWKWAARVYDPFGNIVPCSSGGEVRFNTSGRVAGINGDTVAFTTADGANVEIGLDFSQLTQYAGASTAAAVEVNGNAPGDLVSVSIDGRGTVVGSYSNGLTRPLARLALARFRNPAGLLRVGDSCYAEGPASGSAVLCEPRSGGAGRVVAGALEMSNVDLAKEFTRLIVAQRGFLANARVITASDEVLQELANMKR from the coding sequence TTGCTGAGAAGTCTCTTTTCAGGAGTGCTCGGATTGCGGGCCCATCAAACGGAACTCGACGTGGTGGGCGACAACATAGCAAACGTAAACACTCCCGGCTACAAAGCCTCGCGGGCTGTTTTTGAGGAAATGCTGTCCCAGGTCCTCCGCCCGGGAAGCGCGCCCGGTGGCGGCATAGGGGGCGAGTTGCCGTTCCAGGTCGGTCTTGGCGTGGGGGTAGCGGGCACAGCGAGCGACCCCACCCAGGGAGGGCTGATGGTGACGAACAATCCCACGGACCTCGCACTGGACGGTGATGGCTTCTTCGTCCTCCGCGACGGGGACAAGCTTGTGTTCACGCGCGCCGGTGCGTTCCGGTGGGACGCCGAAGGCAACCTGGTAGACCCTGCTGGACGGAGGGTGCTGGGGTGGGCGGTCGGTGAGGACGGGACGGTGGCCGATCCTACGCAGTCCGCACTGCGGCCGATTTCTTCTAAAGAACTGCTTTCCATTCCGGCAGTTCAGACCACCAGGGCGGAGCTCGCACGGAACCTTACCGGTACCGATAATGGTACTTTTGTTCCGCTGGAGAACACCACGCTTGAGGTCGTTTTGCCATCCGGCCGGACGGTTCCGGTTTCGCTGGCGCTGAAGCCGACGGCAGACTTCAACTGCTGGCAGTGGTCGGCCGCCGCGGGTTCGGATGCCGCTATCGTGCCGCCTTCAGGTTACATCTGGTTTGGCCCGGACGGCACAATCGAAAAAGTGACCGACCTGGCCAACAATCCCATTACCGACGTGGCAGTAAACTTTGGTGGGGAAACCGGCAGGTTCACGATTTCGGGATCCAGGTCGGCGCTGCAGTTTATAAGTGGCGCAGAAACTGTGACATTTCAGTATCAGAGCTGTACCTACACTGTAGAGTTTGGCGCCTACGGTCCCAAAGGCGAGCTTTACACTGTGGATGTGGTCTTTGAGAAAACCGACAACAACGTTTGGAAGTGGGCGGCGCGGGTATATGACCCGTTCGGGAATATTGTGCCGTGCTCGTCGGGCGGCGAAGTGCGGTTCAATACTTCCGGCAGGGTGGCTGGAATAAATGGCGACACGGTGGCGTTTACGACGGCTGACGGTGCGAACGTGGAGATCGGGTTGGACTTTTCCCAGCTTACGCAGTACGCGGGTGCAAGCACGGCAGCAGCCGTGGAAGTTAACGGCAACGCTCCGGGCGACCTGGTATCGGTTAGCATAGATGGCCGGGGTACAGTCGTCGGCTCTTATTCCAACGGGCTGACGCGGCCGCTGGCGAGGTTGGCGCTTGCTCGGTTCCGCAACCCAGCCGGCCTGTTGCGGGTCGGGGACAGCTGCTATGCGGAGGGACCCGCTTCTGGATCGGCCGTTCTGTGCGAGCCCAGGTCGGGCGGCGCCGGCCGGGTCGTGGCCGGAGCGCTGGAGATGTCCAACGTGGATTTGGCCAAGGAGTTTACGAGGCTGATTGTAGCGCAGCGTGGGTTCCTAGCCAACGCACGCGTTATTACGGCCAGTGATGAAGTGTTGCAGGAACTGGCTAACATGAAGAGATAG
- the flgB gene encoding flagellar basal body rod protein FlgB: MDVLKVLETRLDLAAARQACAAANLANAETPGYRRFEAVLREAEGRLPLACTHPAHLPGKGGGETVAVIRDMRGPWRVDGNNVDVDAELAGVVRNQVLYSALTRAVSQRLALARLAATEGRR, translated from the coding sequence GTGGACGTTTTGAAAGTGTTAGAGACGCGTTTAGACCTGGCGGCGGCCCGGCAGGCGTGCGCGGCAGCAAATCTCGCCAATGCTGAAACGCCGGGGTACCGGCGCTTTGAAGCTGTATTGCGTGAAGCGGAAGGCCGCTTGCCGCTGGCGTGCACACATCCGGCTCACTTGCCCGGGAAGGGCGGAGGAGAAACCGTAGCCGTCATCAGGGACATGCGTGGCCCGTGGCGGGTAGATGGCAATAACGTGGACGTGGATGCGGAACTGGCCGGGGTTGTGCGCAACCAGGTTCTGTACTCCGCTTTGACGCGTGCCGTTTCGCAGCGGCTTGCCCTAGCCCGGCTGGCTGCAACAGAAGGGAGGAGGTAA
- the flgC gene encoding flagellar basal body rod protein FlgC, with translation MLLQSFNISTSALTAERLRMDIVAENLANAETTRTPEGGPYRRKVPVFVPLTDGGVGVAAVVEDPSPPRLKFDPGHPDAGPDGYVRMPNIDVAREMVDLAAASRAYEASVAVLTVTRAMALRALDISSR, from the coding sequence ATGCTTCTGCAGTCGTTCAACATCAGCACTTCGGCGCTGACGGCCGAGCGCCTAAGGATGGATATCGTGGCCGAGAATTTGGCCAACGCTGAGACGACGCGGACGCCCGAAGGGGGGCCTTATAGGCGGAAAGTCCCAGTGTTTGTTCCCCTTACGGACGGGGGTGTTGGGGTTGCGGCAGTGGTGGAAGACCCTTCGCCGCCGCGCCTTAAATTTGATCCCGGGCACCCCGATGCTGGGCCGGACGGCTACGTTCGGATGCCCAACATAGACGTGGCCAGGGAGATGGTCGACCTGGCCGCAGCCTCGCGGGCGTACGAAGCTTCCGTGGCTGTCCTGACGGTGACGCGAGCCATGGCGCTGCGGGCACTGGACATTTCGTCGCGTTAG